One Nicotiana tomentosiformis chromosome 1, ASM39032v3, whole genome shotgun sequence genomic window, taaaccattgtctttctattttctcacagatgtgaggacacgcacaactggatcctaTGATCAGACATTCGCGCTCCCTGTTAGAGCCGCGAGAGACCGAGGCTGGGGTAGatgccgaggacgtccacgtggtgcagccagggcACCCGCACGATAttctacagaggagcccccaatagcttcagctggagggcagacacctgagctACCtatttctgcaccagccctccaagagactctagcccagtttctgagcatgttcagcaccttagctcaggatggattgatcccacttgctcctgccacatctcaggtcgggggaggagtacagactcccgtcgccgacACTCCAGagtagcgggttcaggtcgaccaagttccagagattgtaccaatgcagtcagtagctccagctcagcccgaagtTAGGGCaacagcttctgaggtggagcagctcagacttgagaggtacaagaattaccacccacctactttcagcggattggctacagatgatgctcaaggttttctggagcagtatcatcgtattctctgtactatgggcgtagcggaaaCGAGCGGGATTTATTTCACTACATTCCAGCCTAGAGGAGAAGCCTATacgtggtggcgtgcttatgatcTTAGTAGtgcggatgaggcagcttcacttacatggactaagttctcggacatgtttttgagagagtatgtccctcagaaccttagggactcatggcgcgcggagtttgagcaactgCGCCAGGGATCTTTGACTGTGTGAGAATATGCAGCCATCGTTTCactgatttggcccgacatgcaccggccttggttgccacagttcgagagagggtttgatggtttattgagggactgtACCGcagcatccggattagtatggctggggagttagagatggatatttcttaccagcaggttgtgagtattgccaagagattggagggcatgcttgcccgggacagagaggagagagaggccaagaggtctcgagagactggttattattctggtgctcgtgccccagcagctcgtaatggtaggggttatgtgagtcgccccgttcattctgctcttccagctgccagtggtgttccaaccccttctaggccctaggagccttattatgtgccgctagtatctagtgtgcctcatgcatggggtgttcctagcgaccagtccagcagaccaagcccgagccagtcccaacagccacATCCTTCGaagggttattttgagtgtggtgacactcgtcatatgatGAGAGAtttccccagatttaggaggggtgcacctccatagatttctcaggccccacccattCCGCAGGGCCTTCACGCTTCTcaagccatgattactgcactagttgccactccacctggaCAACCAGCAAGATGTGGAGGTCGTACATGTAAAGGtggccctagagggggaggccatgccagatattatgcccttcctgctaggaaaGATGtcattgcatccgattctgttatcacatgtattatcccggtctgtcatagagatgcatcagtcttatttgatccagtctccacttattcttatgtgtcatcttattttgccccgtatttgggcatatcccgtgattccttgagttcttctgtttatggaTGTCCACCcttgggtgaatctattattgtggaatgagtgtatcggtcgtgtttaattgttatcagtggttttgagaccaaagctaatttattattgctcagtatagtggatttcgatgttattttgggcatggactggttgtcgccctatcacgctatccttgattattacgccaagatagtgacattggctatgctaggtctactgcggctagagtggagaggtaccttggatcatgttcctagcagggttgtttcatttcttaaggctcaacgaatggttgagaagggatgtgatgcgtatatagcctatgtgagagatattagtattgatactcctaccgtggagtcagttcctatagtaagggattttcctgatgtatttcctgcggatcttccgggtatgccacccgacatggatattgactttgcattgatttgttactgggcactcatcccatttctattccactatatagtttggccccaacagagttgaaagaattaaaataacagttacaggagttgcttgataagggctttattcggcccagtgtatcgccttggggtgctcctgtcttatttgtgaagaagaaggatggttctatgcagatgtgtattgattaccgccagatgaacaaggttacagtgaagaacgggtatccattgccacgtattgatgacctatttgatcagcttcagggtgccagagtgttttccaagattgacttgcgttcaggatATCATttgttaaagattcgggagccagatatcccgaagactgctttcaggaccagatatggtcactatgagtttcttgttatgttttttgggatgaccaatgtcccaacaacttttatgcacttgatgcacggtgtgttccagccttatcttgactcattcgtcattgtgtttattggtGACATTCTTGTGTACTCCCgtagtcgggaggatcatgagcagcacctgaggactgcgcttcagaccttgagagaaaagaagttatatgcaaaattttcaaagtgtgagttttggctagtctcagtggcattcttgggtcatatagtatcgagtgaggggatccaggtggatacgaagaagattgaagtagtgcagagttggccagACCGTCCTTAGctatagagatccagagttttcttggttttgcGGGGtactaccgtcgatttgtagagggattctcatctattgcagttc contains:
- the LOC138905997 gene encoding uncharacterized protein, with the protein product MQSVAPAQPEVRATASEVEQLRLERYKNYHPPTFSGLATDDAQGFLEQYHRILCTMGVAETSGIYFTTFQPRGEAYTWWRAYDLSSADEAASLTWTKFSDMFLREYVPQNLRDSWRAEFEQLRQGSLTV